A window of the Nycticebus coucang isolate mNycCou1 chromosome 3, mNycCou1.pri, whole genome shotgun sequence genome harbors these coding sequences:
- the SYCP3 gene encoding synaptonemal complex protein 3 gives MEHPGRKHPGKSGKSPAGDQVLRAYALEKEGRKELSGSEEGEVTEGKTPAIDKHVKKRVSAGINEDVGGVVQNMLEGFGANVNKILNAKKKRLEMYTEASFKSSYQKFENVWKSQQEQRQKLSQEYSQQFLTLFQQWDTDVQKYEEQEEKLISIFRQQQKLFQQSRVVQNQRLKTIKQLCEQYVKNMEDLENDLNIVLVDAQNELKKEMAMLQKRVMMETQQQEMASVRNSLQSMLF, from the exons ATGGAGCACCCTGGAAGAAAGCATCCTGGGAAATCTGGGAAGTCCCCAGCGGGGGATCAGGTTTTAAGAGCCTATGCCTTGGAGAAAGAAGGTAGAAAAGAACTGAGTGGTTCAGAGGAAGGGGAAGTCACTGAAG GAAAGACTCCAGCAATTGATAAACATGTGAAGAAAAGGGTTTCTGCAGGAATAAATGAAGATGTTGG GGGTGTAGTGCAGAATATGCTGGAAGGATTTGGAG ctAATGTTAACAAGATTCTaaatgccaagaaaaaaagactagaaatgtATACCGAAGCTTCTTTCAAAAGCAGCtatcaaaaatttgaaaatgtttggaAATCACAACAAGAGCAAAG gCAGAAGCTTAGCCAAGAATATTCTCAGCAGTTTCTGACTTTGTTTCAGCAGTGGGACACAGATGTGCAGAAATATGAGGAACAAGAGGAAAAACTAATT AGTATTTTTCGACAGCAACAAAAGTTATTCCAACAATCTAGAGTTGTTCAGAACCAGAGACTGAAAACAATTAAACAGTTATGTGAGCAGTATGTAAAG AATATGGAGGACTTAGAGAATGATCTTAATATTGTTCTTGTTGATGCACaaaatgaacttaaaaaagaaatggctatGTTGCAAAAAAGAGTTATGATGGAAACT cagcagcaagagaTGGCAAGTGTTCGAAACTCTCTTCAATCCATGTTATTCTGA